The bacterium genome includes a window with the following:
- a CDS encoding SIR2 family protein yields MPGYYRIISNLDDFLRKLQKSSIAILCGSGISSGSGLPIAKDFITYLLAQCNAKSLFGHLQIQLPEGVPLRFEGLLEVLQRTVDPNLEILDMCYFPTQEYQRVPNKLHYHLATIAQNRPVVTTNFDTLIEEALHRMSSSSNCFNAVYFRQKDWNVGNSVTNGLWKIHGTIREWDNIRSWIPSRESGPVATLRSISRTRRDADRHAVLKAILQKFNLVVVGYSGTDDFDISQWLTELPSEHDLYWVAFSSVTKQLDALFTKRKENGIRSNVYVYEAHNDLKNVEIILRCASNANFTEPKVSNWNWKAAIDKWTVDHLSSSWEKQIVTGELLKHCSKFKDAITVFQNARETVRDDPRKKAITLVLLSEAQLEISDSQARKLALNNAEEAKSLFLSMPNTERYLQAAKIACAAALRLAPVPNKEMAAVLLREVIDNSTADLLEKARALAELARLRRHTGKDALYTQEEFEKLSEGDLYVEALIKHEIARNERWKPAKNRREVEDAIKEMESARLLREQLGDVRGLWASTIVLGNMYLRLAEWLEWDSVPEFRAINAILSAAEELDIYSIQLAKNHELDWEMATAQRELSVYYLRAMNIFDHLHKAEVLFKEAEQARPINQPAENVKLDFLKILLEIALIVDADAALEVGYKQFKKLYEKSNISQGIIEDRLRGAIYFNWKLCQMNVGKVDPTSLLRNKKTKGIRNVQYWQERIKHIRQSFRQNSSGLEVMRMLLDPLAP; encoded by the coding sequence ATGCCCGGATATTACCGTATCATTTCTAATCTTGATGATTTCTTGCGTAAACTGCAAAAAAGTAGTATCGCAATATTGTGTGGTTCTGGTATTTCTTCCGGCTCTGGATTGCCCATCGCGAAAGATTTCATCACTTATCTCTTAGCACAATGCAATGCCAAAAGCCTTTTCGGGCATCTTCAAATTCAACTTCCTGAAGGCGTGCCTCTTAGATTTGAGGGCTTACTGGAAGTGCTCCAAAGAACTGTTGATCCGAATCTAGAAATTCTGGATATGTGTTACTTCCCTACTCAAGAATATCAACGTGTTCCCAATAAGTTGCACTATCATCTAGCTACAATCGCCCAAAATAGACCAGTTGTCACCACAAATTTTGATACACTCATCGAAGAGGCATTGCACCGTATGTCCTCAAGTTCCAATTGTTTTAATGCTGTTTATTTTCGGCAGAAAGATTGGAACGTTGGCAACTCAGTTACAAACGGACTCTGGAAAATACACGGGACAATTAGAGAGTGGGACAATATAAGAAGTTGGATACCTTCACGTGAGTCAGGTCCTGTGGCAACACTGCGATCAATCTCACGTACGCGGCGTGATGCGGACCGCCACGCCGTTTTGAAAGCCATTCTCCAAAAGTTTAACCTTGTAGTTGTAGGTTATTCAGGCACAGACGACTTCGATATTAGTCAATGGCTAACTGAGTTGCCTTCGGAACATGATTTATATTGGGTGGCTTTTTCAAGTGTTACCAAACAACTTGATGCACTTTTTACAAAACGGAAAGAGAACGGCATCCGTTCGAACGTCTACGTGTATGAGGCGCATAATGATTTGAAAAATGTCGAGATCATACTTCGATGCGCCTCCAATGCTAACTTTACAGAACCAAAAGTATCAAACTGGAATTGGAAGGCCGCTATAGACAAATGGACCGTTGATCATTTGTCATCTAGTTGGGAGAAACAGATTGTCACAGGAGAATTACTGAAACATTGCTCGAAATTCAAAGATGCTATCACTGTATTCCAAAATGCTCGAGAAACCGTACGTGATGATCCACGTAAGAAAGCGATCACGCTGGTGCTATTGTCTGAAGCACAGTTGGAGATCTCTGATTCACAAGCTCGCAAGCTAGCTCTAAATAATGCAGAAGAAGCGAAAAGCCTTTTTCTTTCGATGCCAAATACAGAAAGGTATCTTCAAGCAGCTAAGATTGCCTGTGCAGCAGCGCTTCGATTGGCTCCTGTGCCCAATAAAGAAATGGCAGCAGTGCTCCTTCGCGAGGTTATTGATAATAGTACCGCCGATCTTCTTGAGAAAGCACGCGCTTTAGCGGAATTAGCCCGTCTAAGGCGTCATACAGGCAAAGATGCGCTGTATACACAAGAGGAGTTTGAAAAGCTTAGCGAGGGAGACCTATATGTTGAGGCATTGATAAAACATGAAATTGCAAGAAATGAAAGATGGAAGCCTGCGAAAAATCGCCGAGAAGTTGAAGATGCCATAAAAGAAATGGAGAGCGCCCGCTTACTGAGGGAACAATTAGGAGATGTACGTGGCTTATGGGCTAGTACCATCGTTTTAGGAAACATGTATCTGAGATTAGCAGAATGGCTTGAATGGGATTCCGTCCCCGAGTTCCGCGCAATAAACGCCATTTTATCCGCGGCGGAAGAGCTGGATATCTATTCTATACAGTTAGCTAAGAATCATGAACTTGATTGGGAAATGGCGACGGCTCAGCGTGAGTTAAGCGTTTACTATCTTCGCGCCATGAATATTTTTGATCATCTCCACAAGGCCGAAGTATTGTTTAAAGAAGCGGAGCAGGCTAGGCCTATCAACCAACCAGCAGAAAACGTTAAGCTTGACTTCCTCAAAATATTGCTCGAGATTGCACTCATCGTAGATGCCGATGCTGCGCTGGAAGTAGGGTATAAACAGTTCAAGAAACTTTACGAAAAAAGCAACATCTCGCAAGGCATTATTGAAGATCGACTGCGAGGCGCAATATACTTTAACTGGAAATTGTGTCAGATGAATGTCGGCAAGGTTGATCCTACTTCTCTTTTACGAAATAAGAAGACAAAGGGCATCCGAAATGTTCAATACTGGCAAGAAAGAATCAAGCATATAAGACAATCCTTTAGACAAAATAGTAGTGGTCTAGAAGTAATGAGGATGCTACTAGATCCACTTGCACCATAG
- a CDS encoding tyrosine-type recombinase/integrase, producing MRNWIEAAQISSGRLFRHIEKGGRLEHVREELNDLVLFYILKRYVEHTEFTGNELTPHFFRATFATLIFSNGVNGLEIQKGGRWRDYGTMSGYVRKRKEFKSEWSERLKF from the coding sequence TTGCGAAATTGGATCGAGGCGGCGCAGATCAGCAGCGGCCGGCTGTTTCGTCACATTGAAAAAGGCGGCCGTCTCGAGCACGTGCGTGAGGAGTTGAATGATCTCGTGTTGTTTTATATTTTGAAGCGCTATGTTGAGCACACCGAATTCACGGGCAATGAATTGACCCCGCATTTTTTTCGGGCGACGTTTGCCACCCTCATCTTCTCCAACGGTGTCAATGGCCTCGAAATTCAGAAAGGCGGCCGCTGGCGCGATTACGGCACGATGAGTGGCTATGTGCGCAAAAGGAAGGAATTCAAATCGGAGTGGTCGGAGAGATTGAAGTTTTAA
- a CDS encoding type II toxin-antitoxin system VapC family toxin yields MNLLLDSHAFIWWSSEPEKLSPSARAYCEDGNNMLLLSVASVWEMQIKLQLGKLKLFAPLRTLIENQQRNNALQILRIDIEHAFALEALPLHHKDPFDRMLIAQANTEELFLLSKDEIFKAYPVKLLW; encoded by the coding sequence ATGAACCTGCTCTTGGATTCGCATGCCTTTATCTGGTGGAGCAGTGAGCCGGAGAAACTCTCGCCGAGTGCCCGCGCCTATTGTGAAGACGGCAATAACATGTTGCTCCTCAGCGTCGCCAGCGTATGGGAGATGCAGATCAAGCTCCAGCTTGGAAAATTGAAGCTGTTTGCTCCATTGCGCACATTGATTGAAAATCAACAGCGCAATAACGCCCTGCAGATTCTGCGGATTGATATCGAGCATGCGTTTGCACTGGAGGCATTGCCTCTTCATCACAAAGATCCGTTTGATAGAATGTTGATCGCCCAAGCCAACACCGAAGAGCTTTTTCTGCTGAGCAAAGACGAGATTTTCAAAGCTTATCCCGTCAAACTGCTGTGGTGA
- a CDS encoding type II toxin-antitoxin system prevent-host-death family antitoxin: MTTQTVTLQEAQTRLAELLTLAQTGNEIIITEGNKPLARLVPIAGSKPLRRIAGLDRGKIWMSDDFDAPLPDEFWTGEK, from the coding sequence ATGACAACTCAAACTGTGACTCTTCAGGAGGCTCAAACTCGCCTGGCGGAATTGTTAACCCTGGCACAGACGGGCAACGAAATCATCATCACCGAAGGCAACAAACCTTTGGCGCGTTTGGTGCCAATTGCCGGATCAAAACCACTTCGCCGTATCGCCGGATTGGATCGCGGCAAAATTTGGATGAGTGATGATTTCGATGCGCCACTGCCGGATGAGTTTTGGACAGGCGAAAAATGA
- a CDS encoding type II toxin-antitoxin system HicA family toxin encodes MSRLPAMTYREVVQRLRAAGFVFDRQAKGSHEIWYNPKNKRRTTVPHHPGNLPTGTLRAIIREAGLTMDEFLGLKQRN; translated from the coding sequence ATGAGCCGCCTGCCTGCCATGACCTACCGCGAGGTCGTGCAACGCTTGCGCGCCGCCGGATTCGTGTTTGACCGGCAGGCGAAAGGCAGCCACGAAATCTGGTATAACCCAAAAAACAAGCGTCGCACCACCGTGCCTCATCATCCCGGCAACTTGCCGACCGGTACACTCCGCGCCATCATCCGCGAAGCCGGATTGACCATGGATGAGTTCTTGGGACTTAAACAGCGCAATTAA
- a CDS encoding type II toxin-antitoxin system HicB family antitoxin, translated as MAEVLIDIKIEPLPGGGYLATSDELQGLIAQGRTVAETIEIAQDVARKLIESCLEHRDPLPPKIRAAFKRRGQKTTLKIPVGIELEATAA; from the coding sequence ATGGCAGAAGTACTGATCGACATCAAAATCGAGCCGCTTCCTGGAGGCGGTTATCTGGCAACCAGCGACGAGTTGCAAGGTTTGATTGCACAAGGCCGCACGGTAGCCGAGACCATCGAAATTGCGCAAGACGTTGCCCGCAAATTGATCGAGTCCTGCTTGGAGCATCGCGATCCGTTACCGCCAAAAATTCGCGCCGCTTTCAAAAGGCGCGGACAAAAAACCACGCTCAAAATTCCCGTTGGCATCGAGCTGGAGGCGACGGCAGCATGA
- a CDS encoding T9SS type A sorting domain-containing protein produces MAKSVAGQAFVGTMQQGNTRIESGFLAYLLFRGPTVGVSEREDDLAIPATYELQQNYPNPFNPGTTITFALPKPAQVTLKIFDVFGREVTTLAQGRFPAGWHQVTMALGQFSSGVYFYRLQADGFSQTRRLMLVK; encoded by the coding sequence ATGGCAAAATCTGTCGCCGGACAGGCTTTTGTCGGTACAATGCAGCAAGGCAACACGCGCATCGAAAGCGGCTTCTTGGCATATCTTCTGTTCCGGGGCCCGACTGTCGGGGTGAGCGAAAGGGAAGATGATCTGGCCATCCCCGCGACTTACGAACTGCAGCAAAATTATCCCAACCCCTTCAATCCCGGCACAACGATCACGTTTGCGCTGCCCAAGCCCGCGCAGGTCACGCTCAAAATTTTCGATGTGTTTGGCAGGGAAGTCACCACCTTGGCCCAAGGAAGGTTTCCTGCCGGCTGGCACCAAGTGACCATGGCGCTGGGCCAGTTCTCCAGCGGTGTGTACTTCTACCGTTTGCAGGCAGACGGTTTTTCCCAAACCCGGCGGCTCATGTTGGTCAAGTGA
- a CDS encoding PadR family transcriptional regulator, producing MSKNEIAILGLLAESPMHGYQIHQEITRREMEYWAKIKLASIYTTLTRLEEGGLIKSEKEKVGNTPERTVYSITAMGRSQLSEMVEHFLREEDRPEWPFGLGVAFIQGAPRERVLAALQHRREKLMQCDRDLHDHLIKLKEQIPFNWFLLIENAHKHMKLELEWLDQLTAQVQAEEHWALDWPAGLKLKHQKLHEGPGRNVASKAA from the coding sequence ATGTCGAAGAATGAGATTGCCATTTTGGGGTTGCTGGCGGAGTCGCCGATGCACGGGTATCAAATCCATCAGGAGATCACCCGGCGCGAAATGGAGTATTGGGCCAAGATCAAGCTCGCGTCGATTTATACCACGCTGACCCGGCTGGAAGAGGGCGGTTTGATTAAATCCGAAAAAGAAAAAGTCGGCAACACGCCGGAGCGCACCGTTTATTCGATTACCGCGATGGGCCGCAGCCAGTTGAGTGAGATGGTGGAGCATTTCCTGCGCGAAGAGGACCGGCCGGAGTGGCCGTTCGGTCTGGGCGTGGCCTTCATTCAAGGCGCGCCGCGCGAACGGGTGTTGGCCGCGCTACAGCATCGCCGCGAAAAGCTGATGCAATGTGATCGCGATCTGCACGATCATTTGATCAAACTGAAAGAGCAGATTCCCTTCAATTGGTTTTTGCTGATCGAAAACGCGCACAAACACATGAAGCTGGAATTGGAATGGCTCGATCAGCTCACCGCGCAAGTGCAGGCCGAGGAACACTGGGCGCTGGACTGGCCGGCCGGACTGAAGTTGAAACACCAGAAGCTGCACGAAGGTCCGGGCCGCAACGTCGCGAGCAAGGCGGCCTAG
- a CDS encoding TolC family protein yields the protein MFAFQRVFFSLMISVVVTSAAAQETASMAAAAEAAPASRPNGTVLTLEQAVITALDNNLSLQAAKQGARSSQWGLKKAYLDYLPQVNFGFQYVRLDQGTLDRANAFYNFVNDPANSQFLPDELRRNVRPGAWRNSYGPAVSVVQPIYTGGVLSSQLNLAQAMEVRGQASLEETRQSVIFETHNAYFQVLKAQELLALAEESHRSAQRHLETSKKMLEVGLRARNEVLRFEVALATAENAVIVAQNNLELTKSALNQVMGVALEHEVALQPVSDFSWQAPRTLAEQTEIALRRHPGVQIMKSSVSAQRASVGLARSSFLPKVGLAYNYSWEANDTWAFDSFRTWSLAISASIPVFNSFQNYAGLQRERSALQQAQRMEENFTRGLQLQVKQASLNLAAAEKRITIAEKAVEEANENLRIVNNSYEVGLLSSLDVVDAEVAATQAKASRIEARYDFFLAKAQLARAMGVLGR from the coding sequence ATGTTCGCTTTTCAGCGCGTCTTTTTTTCACTGATGATCAGCGTCGTCGTGACGAGTGCGGCGGCACAGGAGACCGCTTCCATGGCGGCCGCGGCCGAAGCCGCGCCAGCTTCGCGGCCGAACGGCACCGTGTTGACCCTCGAGCAGGCGGTGATCACTGCGCTTGACAACAATCTCTCACTGCAGGCGGCCAAACAAGGTGCGCGCTCTTCACAGTGGGGCTTGAAGAAGGCTTATTTGGACTATCTGCCGCAGGTGAATTTCGGTTTTCAATATGTCCGGCTGGATCAAGGCACGCTTGACCGCGCCAATGCGTTTTACAACTTTGTGAATGATCCCGCCAACAGCCAGTTCTTGCCGGATGAGTTGCGCCGCAATGTCCGTCCCGGTGCCTGGCGCAATTCTTACGGCCCTGCGGTGAGCGTAGTGCAACCGATCTACACCGGCGGCGTGTTGTCGTCGCAGTTGAATCTGGCGCAGGCGATGGAGGTGCGCGGCCAGGCCAGCCTGGAAGAAACCCGGCAAAGTGTGATCTTTGAGACGCACAATGCCTACTTTCAAGTGTTGAAAGCGCAGGAGCTGCTGGCGCTGGCGGAGGAATCGCATCGTTCCGCGCAGCGGCATCTCGAAACGTCGAAGAAGATGTTGGAGGTCGGTTTGCGCGCGCGCAATGAAGTGTTGCGCTTCGAAGTCGCACTCGCCACGGCGGAGAATGCTGTGATCGTGGCGCAGAACAACCTCGAGTTGACCAAGTCTGCTCTGAATCAGGTGATGGGGGTGGCATTGGAGCACGAGGTGGCGCTGCAGCCGGTGAGCGATTTCAGTTGGCAGGCCCCGCGCACGCTGGCTGAGCAGACCGAAATCGCGTTGCGTCGCCATCCCGGCGTGCAGATCATGAAGTCGAGCGTTTCAGCGCAGCGGGCTTCGGTCGGCCTCGCGCGCTCGAGTTTTCTGCCGAAAGTCGGCCTGGCGTACAATTATTCCTGGGAGGCGAACGATACCTGGGCCTTCGACAGCTTCCGCACCTGGTCGCTGGCAATCTCGGCTTCGATTCCGGTGTTCAACAGCTTCCAGAATTATGCCGGGCTGCAACGCGAGCGCTCGGCGCTGCAGCAGGCGCAGAGGATGGAAGAAAATTTCACCCGCGGCCTGCAACTGCAGGTGAAGCAGGCTTCGCTGAACCTGGCGGCGGCGGAGAAGCGCATCACCATCGCGGAAAAGGCGGTGGAGGAAGCGAACGAGAATCTGCGCATCGTCAACAATTCTTATGAGGTCGGTTTGCTTTCGAGCCTGGACGTGGTGGATGCCGAAGTTGCCGCAACTCAGGCCAAGGCGAGCCGCATCGAGGCGCGCTATGATTTCTTCCTCGCCAAGGCGCAACTGGCGCGCGCGATGGGTGTCTTGGGACGGTAG
- a CDS encoding efflux RND transporter periplasmic adaptor subunit, which translates to MLSKKVIGLLVATVFISFVAWSRWSSERPASAPEARSVAVKTLSLSPAEMTQTLAVSGTLVGENEATVISETNGTILAVAAQVGEWLHKGETIVQVENDLKLVALEQAKAQLLTAQTNHDKAVKDRERYEELFRQQITTQSVLENARLAERAAEAQLKSAEAALKLAQRQYDDSFIKAPLAGRLADRYVDEAAMVKPGDRIGVVVDARNMKLKTSVSESEVALLRVGQSATVAVDAMPGKAFTGRVISVAQKANGERTYPVEILVENDAAESLKSGMFGRGVIAVAHAEGVLGVPRSAVLSDLSGRYVYVAENGIARRVPVGLGLQEQDQVQIVSGLTAGAQLVVSGQQRLSEGAKVVVQE; encoded by the coding sequence ATGTTATCCAAGAAGGTCATCGGACTGTTGGTCGCGACGGTGTTCATCAGCTTCGTGGCGTGGAGCCGCTGGAGCAGCGAAAGGCCAGCTTCTGCCCCGGAGGCGCGGTCGGTCGCGGTCAAGACCCTCTCTCTCTCTCCCGCAGAAATGACGCAAACGCTGGCCGTTTCCGGCACGCTGGTCGGTGAGAACGAAGCGACCGTCATTTCTGAAACCAACGGCACCATTTTGGCCGTGGCCGCTCAGGTGGGGGAATGGCTCCACAAGGGTGAGACCATCGTGCAGGTGGAAAATGATCTCAAGCTGGTCGCGCTGGAACAAGCCAAAGCCCAATTGCTGACCGCGCAGACGAACCACGACAAGGCGGTCAAGGATCGGGAACGATATGAAGAACTATTCCGACAGCAGATCACCACGCAAAGCGTGCTCGAGAACGCCCGTCTCGCAGAGCGCGCGGCCGAGGCGCAACTGAAGAGCGCGGAGGCGGCTTTGAAACTGGCGCAGCGCCAGTACGATGATTCTTTCATCAAGGCGCCGCTTGCCGGCCGGCTGGCCGATCGCTATGTTGACGAGGCCGCGATGGTGAAGCCGGGCGACCGCATCGGTGTGGTGGTGGATGCGCGCAACATGAAGTTGAAAACGAGCGTGTCGGAAAGCGAAGTGGCGTTGCTGCGCGTCGGCCAGTCGGCGACCGTGGCGGTCGATGCCATGCCCGGGAAAGCATTCACCGGCAGGGTAATCTCGGTGGCGCAAAAGGCCAACGGTGAGCGCACCTATCCGGTCGAAATTTTGGTGGAGAATGACGCAGCCGAGTCTTTGAAAAGCGGCATGTTTGGCCGCGGTGTCATTGCCGTGGCGCATGCCGAGGGCGTACTGGGTGTGCCGCGTTCTGCGGTTCTGTCTGATCTGTCCGGCCGTTATGTTTATGTGGCAGAGAACGGCATTGCCCGGCGCGTGCCGGTCGGGCTCGGCTTGCAGGAACAGGATCAGGTGCAGATCGTCAGTGGCCTGACCGCCGGTGCGCAACTGGTCGTGTCCGGGCAGCAGCGTTTGTCGGAAGGCGCCAAAGTCGTCGTGCAGGAGTAG
- a CDS encoding efflux RND transporter permease subunit has product MTLTEVSIKRPAFITMVFTALAALGIFAYSQMGVDLLPKMDWPMVSIVTIYPGAGPKEVESEVAKPIEEALSSLNGLKHIRSFSNEGVSVLLAEFSFTTDVEVATNEVQRKVDGVRADLPKEIYTPTVTKSDINDFPIVRIAMSSNQLDSRALHQFADEHVAPRLEQLPGVSSVEIVGGRLREIRIEVDNDRLRAYNLSILQVSQALQRENLDFPTGKINSPENQYIVRVAGKFTSPEAMNDIVLAANGDSRIYLRDVARVLDTFNEDVTYTRLNGEPAVGLYLQRQSGSNSVQVAGLVRAELARIESEQEGRIHFEVAQDITQFTLHSVNEVKRDLGLAVLMVALVLFVFLHSFRNSFIVLLSIPTSLITTFIMMQAFGFTINLVSLMALALVIGILVDDSIVVLENIHRHLEHGEEPQVAALKGRNEIGFAAIAITLVDVVVFLPIALIGGIVGKIFKEFGLTIVVSTLLSLFVSFTLTPMLAAKWSRAGRTSFRWPWLHAIIDTFEAWQQNLNERYRRLLAWSLDHRKTILATSFALLLASFALVPLGAIGTEFMTEADRGEFAVNLEMPIGTALDLTDNASRQVESLLAGMPEVTRYLATVGKSQSEWTSAQRPNVAQIAVTLKQKRERERSTAAVMNEIAAASAQIPGLVVRMSPISMFGAAQESPLQIEVKGPDLEKLATVAEQVANLTASVPGTRDVKSSWEEGQPEIQISVDRERAAQFGLTLGEIGVAMRTALEGDIATKFKDGNSEFDTRVVLAKANRSNPADVEKVTLVNYRGERIFLGQVAEIYYGKGPTMISRKDRERLITVSSNLSGTVPLGQITQEIQRRGAAIALPAGVTVAYAGDVQNMQDMFRDMMIAITFAALFVYMIMVALFESYAHPFTIMFSIPVALVGGLGALALTGQTLNMFSMIGILLSMGLVTKNAILLVDRTSEQRGRGLSVREALLEAGPTRLRPILMTTLTMVLGMAPLALALGAGSEIRQSMAIVVIGALISSTLLTLVLVPVIYTYVEGLRRRLARRKAEATNGHLEHARSLAAESV; this is encoded by the coding sequence ATGACGCTCACCGAGGTTTCGATAAAACGGCCGGCCTTCATTACCATGGTGTTCACCGCGCTGGCCGCGCTTGGGATCTTCGCCTATTCGCAAATGGGCGTTGATCTGCTGCCGAAGATGGACTGGCCGATGGTGTCGATTGTTACCATCTATCCTGGCGCCGGACCGAAAGAAGTGGAGAGCGAGGTTGCCAAGCCCATCGAAGAGGCGTTGTCGAGTCTGAACGGCTTGAAGCACATCCGCTCGTTTTCCAACGAGGGCGTGTCCGTGCTGCTGGCGGAGTTTTCGTTTACCACGGACGTCGAAGTCGCCACCAATGAAGTGCAGCGCAAGGTGGACGGCGTGCGCGCGGACTTGCCCAAGGAAATCTACACGCCCACCGTCACCAAGTCCGATATCAACGACTTTCCGATTGTGCGTATCGCGATGAGCAGCAATCAGCTCGACAGCCGGGCACTGCATCAATTTGCCGATGAGCACGTGGCCCCGCGGTTGGAGCAGTTGCCCGGCGTCTCGAGCGTGGAAATCGTCGGCGGCCGGCTGCGTGAAATCCGCATCGAAGTGGATAACGATCGGCTGCGCGCTTACAATCTTTCCATTCTGCAAGTCAGCCAGGCGCTGCAGCGCGAGAATCTGGATTTCCCCACGGGCAAGATCAATTCACCCGAAAACCAATACATCGTGCGCGTCGCCGGCAAATTCACCTCGCCGGAGGCCATGAACGACATCGTGCTGGCCGCCAACGGCGACAGCCGGATTTATTTGCGCGATGTTGCCCGGGTGCTCGACACTTTCAACGAAGACGTGACCTATACGCGCTTGAACGGTGAGCCGGCGGTGGGCTTGTATTTGCAGCGGCAATCCGGCTCCAACTCGGTGCAAGTCGCCGGGCTGGTGCGTGCCGAGCTGGCCAGAATCGAAAGCGAGCAGGAGGGCAGAATCCACTTCGAAGTGGCGCAGGACATTACGCAATTCACCCTGCATTCCGTCAACGAAGTCAAGCGCGATCTCGGCCTGGCGGTGTTGATGGTGGCGCTGGTGCTGTTCGTCTTCCTGCACAGTTTCCGCAATTCCTTCATCGTGCTGTTGTCGATTCCGACGAGCCTGATCACTACCTTCATCATGATGCAGGCGTTCGGCTTCACCATCAATCTGGTGTCGCTGATGGCGCTGGCGCTGGTGATCGGCATTCTGGTGGACGATTCCATCGTCGTGCTGGAAAACATTCACCGCCATCTCGAGCACGGCGAAGAACCGCAGGTGGCGGCGCTCAAGGGCCGCAATGAAATCGGATTCGCCGCCATTGCCATCACGCTGGTGGACGTGGTGGTGTTCCTGCCCATTGCTCTGATCGGCGGCATCGTCGGCAAGATCTTCAAGGAGTTCGGCCTCACCATCGTGGTGAGCACCCTGCTGTCACTGTTCGTTTCATTCACGCTCACGCCGATGCTGGCTGCGAAGTGGTCGCGCGCCGGCCGCACCTCCTTCCGCTGGCCGTGGCTGCACGCCATCATCGACACGTTCGAAGCCTGGCAGCAGAATCTCAACGAGCGCTACCGCCGCTTGCTGGCGTGGAGCCTGGATCATCGCAAGACGATTCTGGCGACCAGCTTTGCATTGTTGCTGGCCAGCTTCGCGCTCGTGCCGCTAGGCGCGATCGGCACGGAGTTCATGACCGAGGCGGATCGCGGTGAGTTCGCCGTCAATCTCGAAATGCCGATCGGCACGGCGCTCGATCTCACGGACAATGCCTCGCGCCAGGTGGAGAGCCTGCTGGCAGGCATGCCGGAAGTGACGCGCTACCTGGCGACCGTTGGCAAGTCGCAAAGCGAATGGACCAGCGCGCAGCGCCCCAACGTGGCGCAGATCGCAGTGACACTCAAGCAAAAGCGCGAGCGCGAGCGCAGCACCGCCGCAGTGATGAACGAGATCGCGGCCGCCTCGGCGCAGATTCCAGGACTGGTCGTGCGGATGAGCCCGATCAGCATGTTTGGCGCAGCGCAGGAATCGCCGCTGCAGATTGAAGTGAAAGGCCCGGATTTGGAAAAGCTCGCCACGGTCGCGGAGCAGGTCGCGAACCTCACCGCCAGCGTGCCGGGCACGCGCGACGTGAAGAGCTCGTGGGAGGAAGGCCAGCCCGAGATTCAGATCTCAGTGGATCGCGAACGCGCCGCGCAATTTGGCCTGACGCTGGGTGAAATCGGCGTGGCGATGCGCACCGCGCTGGAGGGCGACATTGCCACCAAATTCAAAGACGGCAACAGTGAATTCGACACGCGCGTGGTGCTGGCCAAGGCCAACCGCAGCAACCCCGCCGACGTGGAGAAGGTGACGCTGGTCAACTATCGCGGAGAGCGCATCTTTCTCGGCCAGGTTGCCGAGATCTACTATGGCAAAGGGCCGACCATGATCAGCCGCAAAGACCGGGAGCGTTTGATCACAGTTTCTTCCAATCTCTCCGGCACGGTGCCGCTCGGCCAGATCACCCAGGAAATCCAACGGCGCGGCGCCGCGATCGCACTGCCGGCCGGGGTGACCGTCGCTTATGCCGGCGATGTGCAAAACATGCAGGACATGTTTCGCGACATGATGATCGCCATCACTTTTGCCGCCCTGTTCGTGTACATGATCATGGTGGCGCTGTTCGAAAGCTACGCCCACCCCTTCACCATCATGTTCTCGATTCCGGTGGCATTGGTCGGCGGCTTGGGCGCGCTGGCGCTCACCGGCCAGACGTTGAACATGTTCTCGATGATCGGCATCCTGCTTTCCATGGGCCTGGTGACCAAGAACGCGATCTTGCTGGTCGATCGTACCAGCGAGCAGCGCGGCCGCGGCTTGTCCGTGCGTGAAGCCCTGCTGGAGGCCGGCCCGACGCGTCTGCGACCGATTCTCATGACTACGCTCACGATGGTGCTGGGCATGGCGCCGCTGGCCCTGGCGCTGGGCGCCGGCTCGGAGATTCGGCAGAGCATGGCGATCGTGGTGATCGGCGCGTTGATCAGCTCAACGCTGTTGACGCTGGTGTTGGTGCCGGTGATCTATACTTATGTGGAAGGACTCCGCCGCCGGCTGGCGCGCCGCAAGGCCGAAGCCACCAACGGCCACCTCGAGCATGCCCGCTCTTTGGCGGCAGAATCAGTTTGA